A portion of the Burkholderia sp. GAS332 genome contains these proteins:
- a CDS encoding Trypsin codes for MLRKLLFSVVLLYGLFPKVALSQLATCSAPTRPGEIVLVQPGPGNAPRPVKKPGPSSARLSGLSSISDVNSANHQAAGLTAILNRTLSSSLIGMNEQVIDPFLQTNGIGQQLKNAQALAAQNANILNRLGYGGNQKCTGSIVDDASSSDVALMSMFVNDEAKISEARRAYVGNPTGYVAQTDSTTAAAVKDNVEKWRKVLANCFMPASHSLAFGPSGAAGRLGVIFTEVGPTCEGLLVTSDHILTARHCVYESKDITGLYTDGGAYFSVVGTPSKKYQVCSVVSSYSGKGKTLEDESVLLRIADTGKPFAIPDTVDTKIIEPLLTQGVLQMPTSLTAFVDIPHASDIDSSYVEDIGVPTAPGCYVLDYDSNQGCFTHFCPTYSGTSGSPMFVQSGNAYKILGVHIGPTIDRTGTYGTCTTHAMQIENSAVVVNKAKLSP; via the coding sequence ATGCTCCGCAAGCTGCTTTTTTCCGTTGTCTTGCTGTATGGATTATTCCCCAAAGTCGCTCTTTCCCAGCTTGCTACGTGCTCAGCGCCAACGCGCCCTGGCGAAATTGTGCTTGTTCAACCGGGCCCAGGGAACGCGCCTCGACCAGTTAAAAAGCCGGGGCCGTCTTCGGCTCGTTTGAGCGGGTTGTCGAGCATATCAGATGTCAACTCAGCAAATCACCAAGCGGCGGGCCTAACGGCAATACTGAATCGCACTTTGTCTTCCTCGCTTATTGGCATGAATGAACAGGTGATTGACCCCTTCCTCCAGACGAATGGTATAGGTCAGCAGCTGAAAAATGCTCAAGCGCTTGCAGCGCAAAACGCGAACATCCTAAACCGGCTGGGGTACGGCGGTAACCAAAAATGTACTGGTTCAATTGTTGACGACGCCTCATCGAGTGACGTTGCATTGATGTCAATGTTTGTCAATGATGAAGCCAAAATTTCGGAGGCGAGGCGCGCGTATGTTGGAAACCCAACGGGATATGTCGCTCAAACAGACTCGACAACGGCTGCGGCGGTGAAAGATAACGTCGAAAAATGGCGTAAGGTGCTTGCTAATTGTTTTATGCCGGCCTCTCATTCGTTAGCCTTTGGACCTTCCGGTGCGGCCGGTAGGCTCGGTGTAATATTCACCGAGGTGGGACCCACCTGCGAGGGACTCCTTGTCACGTCCGACCATATACTAACTGCTCGGCATTGCGTTTATGAGAGTAAAGACATCACTGGACTGTACACGGATGGTGGTGCCTACTTTTCCGTCGTAGGTACTCCTTCGAAAAAATATCAGGTTTGTTCGGTGGTGTCATCATATTCCGGGAAAGGGAAGACACTTGAGGATGAGTCGGTCTTACTTCGGATAGCAGATACTGGTAAGCCATTCGCGATACCAGACACGGTCGATACAAAGATAATCGAGCCATTGCTTACTCAGGGTGTCTTGCAAATGCCCACGTCATTAACGGCATTTGTTGACATCCCGCACGCGTCTGACATTGATTCATCTTATGTTGAAGACATCGGTGTCCCAACTGCGCCCGGGTGTTACGTACTTGATTACGACTCCAATCAAGGGTGCTTCACTCATTTTTGCCCGACATACAGTGGGACTAGCGGAAGTCCGATGTTTGTCCAATCTGGTAACGCCTACAAGATTCTGGGTGTACATATCGGGCCGACTATTGATAGGACCGGCACATACGGGACTTGTACTACCCACGCAATGCAGATTGAAAATTCAGCGGTCGTCGTTAACAAAGCCAAACTGTCGCCATAA